Proteins from a genomic interval of Amphiura filiformis chromosome 9, Afil_fr2py, whole genome shotgun sequence:
- the LOC140160623 gene encoding alpha-N-acetylgalactosaminide alpha-2,6-sialyltransferase 3-like, with product MVAQRPSVRHFYRSMKDFQPLDKSCSSCAIVSSSGQLLGKGAGKEIDNASCVLRMNTAPVTGFEEDVGARTTLRILCFISVKALQKEGNGYLLGPSRPETVLFWGLNQEKHKSAKVIAEEVFQKYIDSVDFYSQTQEGELEAGRVFMNETGFQRADTNTWLSTGWFTIMLALDMCREIKIYGMVPEEYCKTHQKEPTKYHYYQKNQSPTECGYYASHEASRKGGHRFITEKAVFAKWAKKFNISLHHPEWDLDNVNLSKPIDTPFAHRQVVLQKERQRWKHTMNILFKVIAVIAALICSMCPRYLLISL from the exons ATGGTGGCACAAAGACCGTCTGTCAGACATTTTTACAGGTCTATGAAAGATTTTCAG CCATTGGACAAAAGCTGTTCTTCATGTGCAATAGTATCCAGCTCTGGGCAGCTACTTGGCAAAGGAGCCGGTAAAGAAATAGACAATGCATCATGCGTGCTACGAATGAACACAGCCCCTGTTACTGGTTTTGAAGAAGACGTTGGTGCTCGTACAACTCTGagaattttatgttttatttctGTCAAAGCcttacaaaaagaaggaaatggtTATCTGCTGGGACCCAGTAGACCAGAGACTGTATTATTTTGGGGATTGAATCAAGAAAAACACAAAAGTGCCAAAGTTATTGCCGAGGAGGTCTTTCAAAAGTACATAGATTCAGTTGACTTTTATTCGCAGACCCAAGAAGGGGAGCTTGAAGCGGGTCGAGTATTTATGAATGAAACAGGCTTTCAAAG GGCAGATACCAACACATGGCTGTCTACTGGTTGGTTTACCATCATGTTAGCCTTGGATATGTGTCGAGAGATTAAAATCTATGGCATGGTACCAGAAGAATATTGCAA aACACACCAAAAAGAACCTACCAAGTACCACTACTATCAGAAAAACCAAAGTCCGACGGAATGTGGTTATTACGCATCACACGAAGCATCGAGGAAAGGGGGTCATCGCTTCATTACCGAGAAAGCAGTGTTTGCCAAATGGGCTAAGAAGTTCAACATCAGCCTGCATCATCCCGAGTGGGATCTGGACAACGTCAACTTATCCAAGCCAATAGATACGCCATTTGCACATAGACAAGTCGTACTGCAAAAGGAGAGACAAAG GTGGAAGCATACAATGAATATCTTGTTTAAGGTGATCGCTGTTATAGCGGCTCTTATATGTAGCATGTGTCCTAGGTATTTACTCATATCCCTTTGA